Proteins from a genomic interval of Enterococcus faecium:
- a CDS encoding energy-coupling factor transporter transmembrane component T family protein has product MMNKLIFGRYMPGDSLIHRLDPRAKLLASFYFIGIIFLANNWETYLLLAFFTLLSVFLSKVDLKFFIRGIRPLIWLILFTVALQVLFTSGGETYWSWGVFHITEFGVMNGLFIFCRFVLIIFMSTLLTLTTPPLELSDAIEYLLRPLKAVRFPVHEISLMLSIALRFVPTLMDETEKIMNAQRARGVDFGEGNLVQKMKAVIPLLIPLFVSSFNRAEDLATAMEARGYKGGEGRTKYRVLHWHNRDTMVIIAFVLLTVLLIFLRG; this is encoded by the coding sequence ATGATGAATAAATTGATATTTGGTCGTTATATGCCTGGAGATTCCTTGATCCATCGATTGGATCCCCGAGCTAAATTATTAGCCAGTTTTTATTTTATCGGAATCATTTTTTTAGCAAATAATTGGGAAACGTACCTTTTGTTGGCATTTTTCACATTACTTTCTGTCTTCTTGTCAAAAGTAGATTTGAAATTTTTTATCCGAGGCATTCGCCCATTGATCTGGCTAATCCTCTTCACTGTAGCATTGCAGGTCTTGTTTACAAGTGGCGGAGAAACTTATTGGAGTTGGGGTGTTTTCCATATCACTGAATTTGGTGTGATGAACGGCCTCTTTATTTTCTGTCGATTCGTGTTGATCATTTTTATGTCGACTCTACTCACGCTTACTACACCGCCTTTGGAATTATCGGATGCGATTGAGTACTTGCTTCGTCCATTGAAAGCCGTACGGTTCCCAGTCCACGAAATTTCATTGATGCTGTCGATTGCTCTTCGTTTTGTGCCTACATTGATGGACGAAACAGAAAAGATCATGAACGCTCAGCGCGCTCGCGGTGTTGATTTTGGTGAAGGAAACCTAGTTCAGAAAATGAAAGCAGTCATTCCTTTGCTGATTCCTTTATTTGTCAGCAGCTTCAACCGTGCGGAAGATCTTGCGACTGCTATGGAAGCAAGAGGCTACAAAGGTGGGGAAGGAAGAACGAAATATCGTGTATTGCATTGGCATAATAGAGACACGATGGTTATCATTGCTTTTGTATTATTAACTGTGCTACTGATCTTTTTAAGAGGATAA
- the rplF gene encoding 50S ribosomal protein L6, whose product MSRIGNKVVVIPEGVTVTQDGNNVTVKGPKGELTRTFSADIKMNIEGNEVTFTRPNDSKEMKTIHGTTRANFNNMVVGVSEGFQKALELIGVGYRAQLQGSKLVLNVGYSHPVEITPPAGVTVEVPANTQVIVKGANKEEVGELAANIRGTRPPEPYKGKGIRYVGEYVRRKEGKTGK is encoded by the coding sequence AAGGAGTAACAGTTACTCAAGACGGAAACAACGTTACAGTTAAAGGACCAAAAGGTGAATTGACTCGTACTTTTTCAGCAGATATCAAAATGAATATCGAAGGAAACGAAGTAACTTTCACTCGTCCAAACGACAGTAAAGAAATGAAAACAATTCATGGAACAACTCGTGCGAACTTCAACAACATGGTTGTAGGTGTCAGCGAAGGTTTCCAAAAAGCGTTAGAACTAATCGGGGTTGGGTACCGTGCACAATTACAAGGATCAAAACTTGTATTGAACGTTGGTTACTCACATCCAGTAGAAATCACACCACCAGCTGGAGTAACTGTTGAAGTACCAGCTAACACACAAGTAATTGTTAAAGGTGCGAACAAAGAAGAAGTTGGCGAATTAGCTGCAAACATTCGTGGAACTCGTCCTCCAGAACCTTATAAAGGTAAAGGTATTCGTTATGTTGGCGAATATGTACGCCGTAAAGAAGGTAAAACTGGTAAATAA
- the secY gene encoding preprotein translocase subunit SecY, translated as MFRLLKDAFKVKDIRSKILFTVFVLFVFRLGAHITVPGVNAASLQNLSSLPFFNMLNLVSGSAMQNFSIFSMGVSPYITASIVIQLLQMDIVPRFVEWSKQGEVGRKKLNQATRYLTLVLAFIQSVGITAGFNQYAQLGFVNNPNVATYVTIGLILTAGTMFVTWLGEQITEKGIGNGVSMIIFAGIISRLPESIREIYEDYFINIDPSDIWKSAIFVAILLVAVLLIVTFVTFFQQAERKIPIQYTKRVAGAPTSSYLPLKVNAAGVIPVIFASSFIATPNAVLQALSGRFGSENWYKVMMEIFNYNTAPGATIYTILIVAFTFFYAFVQVNPEKLAENLQKQGSYIPSVRPGKGTEEYVSRLLMRLSTVGAVFLGLVALLPIIAQMVWDLPQSIGLGGTSLLIVIGVALETAKQLEGLMLKRKYVGFIE; from the coding sequence ATGTTTAGACTATTAAAAGATGCTTTTAAAGTAAAAGACATTAGATCGAAAATCCTATTTACTGTATTTGTGTTGTTTGTATTTCGCCTAGGTGCACATATTACTGTACCAGGCGTAAATGCTGCTTCATTGCAAAACCTTTCTTCTTTGCCATTTTTCAACATGTTGAACTTGGTAAGTGGTAGTGCGATGCAAAACTTTTCCATTTTCTCAATGGGGGTTTCACCATACATTACTGCTTCTATCGTCATTCAGCTTCTTCAAATGGACATCGTGCCTCGATTTGTTGAATGGTCGAAACAAGGGGAAGTTGGTCGTAAAAAACTGAATCAAGCGACTCGATATCTGACATTAGTATTGGCATTTATCCAATCTGTCGGTATCACTGCTGGATTCAATCAATACGCTCAATTAGGTTTCGTGAATAATCCTAACGTAGCAACTTACGTAACGATCGGTTTGATTCTAACAGCCGGTACGATGTTTGTTACTTGGCTAGGAGAACAGATCACAGAAAAAGGTATCGGAAATGGCGTATCAATGATCATTTTTGCAGGTATCATTTCTAGATTGCCTGAAAGTATCAGAGAAATTTATGAAGATTACTTTATAAATATTGATCCTTCAGACATATGGAAATCTGCTATTTTTGTGGCCATTTTACTAGTAGCGGTCTTGTTGATCGTGACATTCGTAACATTTTTCCAACAAGCTGAACGCAAGATCCCGATCCAATATACGAAACGCGTAGCTGGCGCGCCTACAAGCAGCTATCTGCCGTTGAAAGTAAATGCAGCTGGAGTTATTCCAGTTATCTTTGCTAGTTCGTTTATTGCTACGCCAAATGCTGTTTTACAAGCATTGAGCGGTAGATTCGGTTCTGAAAACTGGTACAAAGTGATGATGGAGATCTTTAACTATAATACAGCACCTGGTGCTACGATTTATACGATTCTGATCGTTGCCTTCACTTTCTTCTACGCCTTTGTTCAAGTAAACCCTGAGAAATTAGCGGAAAACTTGCAAAAGCAAGGAAGTTATATACCAAGCGTACGCCCTGGTAAGGGGACTGAAGAGTATGTCTCAAGATTACTGATGCGTTTAAGTACAGTTGGTGCAGTCTTCCTTGGTTTAGTGGCATTGCTTCCAATCATTGCTCAAATGGTTTGGGATCTTCCACAATCAATCGGATTAGGCGGTACAAGCTTACTGATCGTTATCGGTGTAGCTTTAGAAACTGCGAAACAGTTAGAAGGCTTAATGCTGAAACGTAAATATGTTGGATTCATTGAGTAA
- a CDS encoding DNA-directed RNA polymerase subunit alpha encodes MIEFEKPRIAKIDEEKDYGKFIVEPLERGYGTTLGNSLRRILLSSLPGAAITNIQIDGVLHEFSTIKGVREDVTQIILNIKGLALKMYGQEEKTLEIDITGPATVTAGDIIVDSDVEILNKDMYICSVSEGATFHARLTVKPGRGYVQADENKKEDMPIGVLPVDSIYTPVRRVNYQVENTRVGHREDFDKLTMEIWTDGSIEPLEAMSLSAKIMTEHLDIFVNLTDEAKNAEIMVEKEETQKEKMLEMTIEELDLSVRSYNCLKRAGINTVQELTNKSEPEMIKVRNLGRKSLEEVKAKLHDLGLGLRKED; translated from the coding sequence ATGATTGAGTTCGAAAAACCAAGAATCGCAAAAATTGATGAAGAAAAAGATTATGGCAAGTTCATCGTTGAACCTCTTGAAAGAGGGTATGGGACTACTTTAGGGAATTCCCTACGTCGTATTTTATTATCTTCTTTGCCAGGTGCTGCCATCACTAATATTCAAATCGATGGTGTACTGCATGAATTCTCTACCATCAAAGGTGTTAGAGAAGACGTCACTCAAATCATCTTGAACATTAAAGGCTTAGCGCTGAAAATGTATGGCCAAGAAGAAAAAACCCTTGAAATCGATATTACCGGACCTGCTACAGTAACTGCTGGCGATATTATCGTTGATAGTGATGTAGAAATTCTTAACAAAGATATGTACATCTGTAGTGTCTCTGAAGGAGCTACGTTCCATGCTCGCTTAACAGTGAAACCTGGACGTGGTTATGTTCAAGCAGATGAAAATAAAAAAGAAGATATGCCAATTGGCGTTCTTCCAGTCGATTCAATCTACACACCTGTTCGTCGTGTGAACTATCAAGTTGAGAACACACGTGTTGGACACCGTGAAGATTTTGATAAATTGACGATGGAGATTTGGACAGATGGTTCAATTGAACCGTTGGAAGCAATGAGTTTGTCTGCGAAAATTATGACTGAACATTTGGATATTTTTGTGAACTTAACTGATGAAGCAAAAAATGCTGAAATCATGGTCGAAAAAGAAGAAACACAAAAAGAAAAAATGTTGGAAATGACGATCGAAGAGTTAGACTTGTCTGTTCGCTCTTACAATTGTTTGAAACGTGCAGGAATCAATACTGTACAAGAACTTACAAATAAATCTGAGCCTGAAATGATCAAAGTCCGTAACTTAGGACGTAAATCATTAGAAGAAGTTAAAGCAAAATTGCACGACTTAGGTTTAGGTTTACGTAAAGAAGATTAA
- the rpsE gene encoding 30S ribosomal protein S5, translating into MVYIDPKHLELEDRVVAINRVTKVVKGGRRLRFAALVVVGDKNGHVGFGTGKAQEVPEAIRKAIEDAKKNLVEVPMVGSTIPHEVIGAFSGGRILMKPAVEGSGVAAGGPVRAVLELAGVADITSKSLGSNTPINVVRATVEGLKQLKRAEEVAELRGKSVEELIG; encoded by the coding sequence ATGGTTTATATCGATCCAAAACATTTGGAATTAGAAGACCGCGTTGTTGCAATTAACCGTGTAACAAAAGTTGTTAAAGGTGGACGTCGTCTACGTTTTGCTGCTTTAGTTGTTGTCGGTGACAAAAACGGACACGTAGGATTTGGTACAGGTAAAGCTCAAGAAGTTCCTGAAGCAATCCGTAAAGCAATTGAAGATGCGAAGAAAAACTTAGTTGAAGTACCTATGGTTGGTTCAACAATCCCACACGAAGTAATCGGTGCTTTTAGTGGTGGTAGAATCCTAATGAAACCTGCTGTAGAAGGTTCTGGGGTTGCTGCTGGTGGACCAGTTCGTGCCGTATTAGAATTAGCTGGGGTAGCAGATATCACTTCTAAATCTTTAGGCTCAAATACACCAATCAACGTTGTTCGCGCAACAGTTGAAGGTTTGAAACAATTGAAACGTGCAGAAGAAGTTGCAGAACTTCGCGGCAAATCAGTTGAAGAATTAATCGGATAA
- the rpsK gene encoding 30S ribosomal protein S11, whose protein sequence is MAAKKVNRKRRVKKNIEAGIAHIHSTFNNTIIMITDTHGNALAWSSAGSLGFKGSKKSTPFAAQMAAETATKAAMEHGLKTVEVTVKGPGSGREAAIRSLQATGLEVTAIRDVTPVPHNGARPPKRRRV, encoded by the coding sequence ATGGCAGCAAAAAAAGTGAATCGTAAACGCCGTGTGAAGAAGAATATAGAAGCAGGTATTGCACATATCCATTCTACATTCAATAACACTATCATCATGATCACTGATACTCACGGAAATGCATTAGCGTGGTCATCAGCTGGTTCATTAGGTTTCAAAGGAAGCAAAAAATCAACTCCTTTTGCCGCTCAAATGGCAGCAGAAACTGCTACAAAAGCAGCAATGGAACACGGATTAAAGACTGTTGAAGTAACAGTTAAAGGACCTGGTTCTGGACGTGAAGCAGCAATTCGTTCATTACAAGCTACAGGTTTAGAAGTGACTGCAATTCGTGACGTGACTCCAGTTCCTCATAATGGTGCCCGCCCTCCAAAACGCCGTCGTGTTTAA
- the rplO gene encoding 50S ribosomal protein L15, which produces MKLHELKPAEGSRQVRNRVGRGTSSGNGKTAGRGQKGQKARSGGGVRLGFEGGQTPLFRRLPKRGFTNVNRKDYAVINLDVLNRFEDGAEVTPVALVEAGIVKNEKAGIKVLANGELNKKLTVKAAKFSKAAQEAIEAAGGSIEVI; this is translated from the coding sequence ATGAAACTTCATGAATTAAAACCTGCTGAAGGTTCACGCCAAGTACGTAACCGTGTTGGTCGTGGTACTTCATCTGGTAACGGAAAAACTGCCGGACGCGGACAAAAAGGACAAAAAGCTCGTTCAGGCGGCGGTGTGCGTTTAGGATTTGAAGGGGGACAAACACCATTGTTCCGTCGTTTACCAAAACGAGGATTCACAAACGTGAACCGTAAAGACTATGCAGTCATTAATCTTGATGTATTGAACCGCTTTGAAGACGGAGCTGAAGTAACTCCTGTTGCTTTAGTTGAAGCTGGAATCGTGAAAAACGAAAAAGCTGGAATCAAAGTATTAGCTAATGGGGAACTAAACAAGAAATTAACTGTGAAAGCAGCAAAATTCTCTAAAGCAGCTCAAGAAGCAATTGAAGCGGCTGGTGGATCAATCGAGGTGATCTAA
- a CDS encoding energy-coupling factor ABC transporter ATP-binding protein, producing MDIRFEQVDFTYQPNTPFEQRALFDINMTIKENSYTALVGHTGSGKSTLLQHLNALVKPTSGTVHIGERDIQPDTDNKNLKPIRKKVGIVFQFPEAQLFEETVAKDIAFGPKNFGVSEEEALVLAKETLEQVGLDESYLERSPFELSGGQMRRVAIAGVLAMRPEVLVLDEPTAGLDPQGRKEMMEMFWRLHKEQQITIVLVTHLMDDVANFADYVYVLEKGRIVNSGEPQEVFQNIEWLKEKQLGVPTATEFAEELMAKGMNFATLPLTAEELADAIVHYAGGNAHDE from the coding sequence ATGGACATCCGTTTTGAACAAGTAGACTTCACTTATCAGCCGAATACACCATTTGAACAAAGAGCCTTATTTGACATCAATATGACGATCAAAGAAAACAGTTATACTGCATTAGTAGGGCATACCGGAAGCGGGAAATCAACCTTACTTCAGCATTTGAATGCGCTTGTTAAGCCAACAAGCGGTACAGTCCATATTGGAGAACGAGATATTCAGCCGGATACGGATAATAAGAATTTAAAGCCCATCCGAAAAAAAGTTGGCATCGTCTTTCAGTTTCCAGAAGCACAGCTATTCGAAGAAACGGTAGCAAAAGACATTGCTTTCGGTCCTAAAAACTTTGGTGTCAGCGAAGAAGAAGCACTAGTCCTAGCAAAAGAAACATTAGAACAAGTTGGGCTGGATGAAAGCTATTTGGAACGTTCGCCATTTGAACTTTCAGGAGGGCAAATGCGTAGAGTAGCAATCGCTGGTGTGCTTGCCATGAGGCCGGAAGTACTTGTATTGGATGAACCAACGGCAGGACTTGATCCCCAGGGTAGAAAAGAAATGATGGAGATGTTTTGGCGTCTTCATAAGGAACAGCAGATCACTATTGTATTAGTTACGCATTTAATGGATGATGTAGCCAATTTTGCAGATTATGTCTATGTGCTGGAAAAGGGACGAATTGTTAATAGCGGGGAGCCGCAAGAGGTCTTTCAAAACATTGAATGGCTAAAAGAAAAACAACTAGGCGTACCTACTGCCACCGAGTTTGCAGAAGAATTAATGGCTAAAGGGATGAACTTTGCTACCTTGCCTTTGACAGCTGAAGAATTAGCAGACGCTATCGTCCATTATGCTGGAGGAAATGCCCATGATGAATAA
- the rplR gene encoding 50S ribosomal protein L18: MITKPDKNKTRQKRHRRVRNNISGTAERPRLNVFRSNKNIYAQIIDDVAGVTLASASTLDKEISGGTKTEAAQAVGKLVAERAAEKGIKVVVFDRGGYLYHGRVQALAEAARENGLEF; the protein is encoded by the coding sequence GTGATTACAAAACCAGATAAGAACAAAACACGTCAAAAGAGACATCGTCGTGTACGTAACAATATCTCTGGTACTGCTGAGCGCCCACGCTTGAACGTTTTTCGTTCTAACAAAAACATCTACGCTCAAATTATTGATGACGTAGCGGGTGTAACGCTAGCAAGTGCCTCTACCTTGGATAAAGAAATTTCAGGTGGAACAAAAACAGAAGCAGCACAAGCTGTCGGTAAACTAGTTGCTGAACGTGCAGCTGAAAAAGGCATTAAAGTAGTAGTCTTTGACCGTGGTGGATACCTTTACCATGGCCGTGTGCAAGCTTTAGCTGAAGCTGCTCGCGAAAATGGACTAGAATTTTAG
- the rpmJ gene encoding 50S ribosomal protein L36 translates to MKVRPSVKPMCEHCKVIRRKGRVMVICPANPKHKQRQG, encoded by the coding sequence ATGAAAGTAAGACCATCAGTAAAACCAATGTGCGAACATTGTAAAGTAATTCGTCGTAAAGGACGCGTTATGGTGATTTGCCCAGCAAATCCAAAACATAAACAACGTCAAGGATAA
- the truA gene encoding tRNA pseudouridine(38-40) synthase TruA, whose amino-acid sequence MVRYKAIIAYDGTNFNGFQKQPNGRTVQEEVEKTLQKMANGKEITVFGSGRTDAGVHAIGQVIHFDYPEERPLERMRFALDTQSPEDIAVRQVEVVSEDFHARYLVTEKTYQFRVDIGKPRSPFRRHYASYFPYPLDLEKIQRALPDLLGTHDFTSFCASGSSIEDKVRTIYEAKMEVNETKDELLFTFRGNGFLYKMIRILVGTLLKIGNGRLPEDSIPAIIAKKDRNAAGPTAHPEGLYLYEVKYE is encoded by the coding sequence ATGGTACGTTACAAAGCAATCATTGCGTACGACGGAACAAATTTTAATGGATTCCAAAAACAGCCAAATGGGCGTACTGTTCAAGAAGAAGTAGAAAAAACATTACAAAAAATGGCAAATGGAAAAGAAATCACGGTCTTTGGTTCGGGAAGGACAGATGCCGGAGTACATGCGATCGGGCAAGTAATCCATTTTGATTATCCAGAGGAGCGTCCGTTAGAACGAATGCGTTTCGCGCTAGATACCCAGTCACCAGAGGATATTGCTGTAAGACAAGTAGAAGTTGTTTCAGAAGACTTCCACGCAAGATATTTGGTCACAGAAAAGACGTATCAATTTCGAGTGGATATAGGGAAACCACGCAGTCCTTTTCGACGCCATTATGCAAGTTATTTTCCTTACCCTCTTGATTTGGAAAAAATTCAGCGGGCACTTCCTGATTTATTAGGGACTCACGATTTCACCTCTTTTTGTGCATCAGGAAGCTCGATAGAGGATAAAGTACGTACGATCTACGAGGCTAAGATGGAGGTAAATGAAACAAAAGACGAATTGTTGTTTACATTTAGGGGAAATGGCTTCTTGTATAAGATGATACGGATCTTAGTAGGAACGCTTTTGAAAATTGGAAATGGCCGATTGCCTGAAGATAGTATCCCAGCGATTATTGCGAAAAAAGATCGTAATGCAGCAGGACCTACAGCACACCCTGAAGGACTTTATTTGTATGAAGTGAAATATGAATAA
- the rpmD gene encoding 50S ribosomal protein L30, whose protein sequence is MAELKVTLKRSIIGRPQNQRDTVKALGLTKINSSVVKPSNEAIKGMINTVSHLVDVEEI, encoded by the coding sequence ATGGCTGAATTAAAAGTTACTTTAAAACGCAGTATTATCGGACGTCCTCAAAACCAACGCGATACAGTTAAAGCGTTAGGTCTTACAAAGATTAACAGTTCAGTGGTTAAGCCTTCTAATGAAGCAATTAAAGGCATGATCAATACTGTTTCTCACCTAGTGGACGTTGAAGAAATTTAA
- a CDS encoding adenylate kinase: protein MNLILMGLPGAGKGTQAEKIIDAYGIPHISTGDMFRAAMQNETALGLEAKSYMDKGALVPDEVTNGIVKERLAEPDTEKGFLLDGFPRTLDQAKALDAMLKDLNKKIDAVIDIHVGEEILVERLAGRFICSNCGATYHKIFNPTKVEDTCDRCGGHEFYQREDDKPETVKNRLAINIKNSEPILAYYKEQGLLNTIDGAREIDAVFADVQKIIEK, encoded by the coding sequence ATGAACCTCATTTTAATGGGGCTGCCAGGCGCAGGTAAAGGAACACAAGCTGAAAAAATCATTGATGCTTATGGTATTCCGCACATCTCAACAGGAGATATGTTCCGCGCAGCGATGCAAAACGAAACAGCTCTTGGCCTGGAAGCAAAGTCTTATATGGATAAAGGTGCATTAGTTCCTGATGAAGTAACAAATGGAATCGTGAAAGAGCGACTAGCTGAACCAGATACAGAGAAAGGCTTCTTATTAGATGGCTTTCCACGTACGCTAGATCAAGCAAAAGCTCTGGACGCAATGCTAAAAGATTTGAATAAAAAAATTGATGCTGTCATCGATATCCATGTTGGTGAAGAAATCTTGGTCGAACGTCTAGCCGGCCGATTTATCTGCAGCAATTGTGGAGCAACTTACCATAAAATTTTCAACCCTACAAAAGTTGAAGACACATGTGATCGTTGCGGTGGGCATGAATTCTATCAAAGAGAAGATGATAAACCTGAGACGGTTAAAAATCGTCTGGCTATCAACATCAAAAATAGTGAACCAATCTTGGCTTATTATAAAGAACAAGGTTTGCTAAACACTATTGATGGTGCTCGTGAAATCGATGCTGTATTTGCAGATGTACAAAAAATCATTGAAAAATAG
- the rplQ gene encoding 50S ribosomal protein L17: MSYRKLGRTSSQRKAMLRDLTTDLLINERIVTTEARAKEVRSTAEKMITLGKRGDLHARRQAAAFVRNEVASVREENEDIVIESALQKLFNDIAPRYAERQGGYTRILKTEPRRGDGAPMVVLELV, from the coding sequence GTGAGTTATCGTAAACTAGGACGCACATCTAGCCAACGTAAAGCGATGTTGCGTGATTTAACAACTGATTTATTAATCAACGAACGTATTGTGACTACTGAAGCTCGTGCGAAAGAAGTTCGCTCAACTGCAGAAAAAATGATCACTTTAGGTAAACGCGGAGATTTGCATGCACGTCGTCAAGCTGCGGCTTTCGTACGTAATGAAGTTGCCAGCGTGCGTGAAGAAAATGAGGACATCGTCATTGAATCAGCTTTACAAAAACTGTTCAACGATATTGCACCTCGTTACGCAGAACGTCAAGGCGGATACACACGCATTTTGAAGACAGAACCAAGACGCGGTGATGGTGCACCAATGGTTGTCTTAGAACTTGTCTAA
- the infA gene encoding translation initiation factor IF-1, translated as MAKEDMIEVEGTVVETLPNAMFKVELENGHQVLATVSGKIRMHYIRILPGDKVTVELSPYDLNRGRITYRFK; from the coding sequence GTGGCAAAAGAAGATATGATTGAAGTCGAAGGTACAGTCGTCGAAACTTTGCCGAATGCAATGTTTAAAGTTGAACTAGAAAACGGACACCAAGTTCTTGCTACTGTTTCAGGTAAAATTCGTATGCATTACATCCGTATCTTACCTGGTGACAAAGTAACGGTTGAATTGTCTCCATACGATCTTAACCGTGGCCGTATTACTTATCGCTTTAAATAA
- the rpsM gene encoding 30S ribosomal protein S13: MARIAGVDIPRDKRVVVSLTYIYGIGNTTAKKILADAGVSEDVRVRELTNEQTDAIRAEVDKLKVEGDLRREVNLNIKRLMEIGSYRGIRHRRGLPVRGQNTKNNARTRKGPARAIAGKKK, from the coding sequence ATGGCTCGTATTGCAGGAGTAGATATTCCTCGTGATAAACGTGTAGTAGTTTCACTTACTTATATCTATGGTATTGGTAACACTACTGCTAAAAAGATCTTAGCTGATGCTGGTGTATCTGAAGATGTTCGCGTTCGTGAATTAACGAATGAACAAACAGATGCTATCCGTGCAGAAGTAGATAAATTAAAAGTTGAAGGGGATCTTCGTCGTGAAGTGAACTTGAACATCAAACGTTTGATGGAAATCGGTTCTTACCGTGGAATCCGTCATCGCCGTGGATTGCCTGTTCGTGGACAAAACACGAAAAACAATGCACGTACTCGTAAAGGCCCAGCTCGCGCTATCGCTGGCAAGAAAAAATAA
- a CDS encoding energy-coupling factor ABC transporter ATP-binding protein, giving the protein MEPIIELEKINYKYQPDDLRPALKDVSFTIDKGEWIAIIGHNGSGKSTLAKTINGLLLPESGIVKVGNQILDEENIWTIRQMVGMVFQNPDNQFVGSTVEDDVAFGLENQGIPREEMLVRVKDALEKVRMAEFASREPARLSGGQKQRVAIAGVVALRPDIIILDEATSMLDPEGREEVISTIKKIKEESQLTVISITHDIDEAANANRILVMRQGELVREGTPKEIFSAGPELIDLGLDLPFPEKLKSALKERGVDVPSEYMTEERMVDWLWTSVLNK; this is encoded by the coding sequence ATGGAGCCAATTATTGAATTAGAAAAGATAAATTATAAATACCAGCCAGATGATCTTCGCCCCGCATTGAAAGATGTCTCCTTTACAATTGATAAAGGTGAGTGGATCGCTATTATTGGACACAATGGTTCAGGAAAATCGACACTTGCCAAAACGATCAATGGATTGCTTCTGCCAGAATCAGGGATCGTGAAAGTGGGAAATCAAATATTGGATGAAGAAAATATTTGGACGATCCGACAGATGGTTGGAATGGTTTTTCAAAATCCAGACAATCAGTTTGTTGGTTCGACAGTAGAAGATGACGTTGCTTTTGGTCTTGAAAATCAAGGGATTCCCAGAGAAGAAATGCTAGTGCGTGTGAAAGATGCACTTGAGAAAGTTAGAATGGCTGAGTTTGCTTCACGCGAGCCTGCTCGTTTATCAGGAGGGCAAAAACAACGTGTTGCCATTGCCGGCGTGGTTGCCTTACGACCTGATATCATTATTTTAGATGAAGCAACCAGTATGCTAGATCCAGAAGGTCGTGAAGAAGTGATCTCTACGATCAAGAAGATCAAAGAAGAAAGTCAATTGACCGTTATATCTATCACTCATGATATTGATGAAGCAGCTAATGCCAATCGGATACTAGTGATGAGACAAGGCGAACTTGTCCGTGAAGGTACACCAAAAGAAATTTTTTCTGCTGGTCCTGAACTGATCGACTTAGGTCTAGATCTACCATTTCCTGAAAAACTGAAGAGCGCACTGAAAGAACGTGGGGTTGATGTGCCCAGTGAATATATGACAGAAGAAAGGATGGTGGATTGGTTATGGACATCCGTTTTGAACAAGTAG